In Zingiber officinale cultivar Zhangliang chromosome 6A, Zo_v1.1, whole genome shotgun sequence, a single genomic region encodes these proteins:
- the LOC121996304 gene encoding CBS domain-containing protein CBSCBSPB1-like, whose product MDGQGIGGGSIRRSISGTSNLGRKKAPENGLDAGRRNSISRPPTMSGERTVKRLRLSKALTIPESTTVYEACRRMALRRVDAVLLTDSNALLCGILTDKDITTRVIAKELKLEEIPVSKVMTRNPMFVLSDTLAVEALQKMVQGKFRHLPVVENGEVIALLDIAKCLYDAIARMERAAEKGKAIAAAVEGVEKHWGTTTTGPNTFIETLRERMFKPSLSTILQENSKIVTIAPTDSVLTAAKKMLEFKISSAVVTIENKPGGILTSRDILMRVVTQNLSPESTPVEKVMTPNPECARVDTAILDALHTMHDGKFLHLPVVDKDGNIVAVIDVIHIAHAAIATAGSTGAANESASAMMHKFWDSALSLGPLDDEDDSRSEGSLKLASDAGDTVRSSAFYPPSGLSTTFGFKLQDKQGRMHRFNCETQSLTDLITCILQRVGGDIDKNHLPQILYEDEDHDKVILASDSDLVAAVDHARQAGWKSLRLHLDYTGMGGRKKGRGGSATGNLEYAQKDAWASAYSTVAAGAALIAGIGFMAYLKRSAS is encoded by the exons ATGGACGGGCAAGGCATCGGAGGCGGTTCGATTCGGAGGAGCATATCGGGGACCAGCAATCTGGGGAGGAAGAAGGCTCCGGAGAACGGCCTGGACGCTGGCCGGCGGAATTCCATATCTCGACCCCC AACTATGAGCGGAGAGAGAACAGTGAAGAGATTACGTTTGTCTAAGGCTTTGACTATCCCTGAAAGTACAACTGTGTATGAAGCTTGCCGTAGGATGGCTTTACGAAGGGTTGATGCTGTCCTGTTGACAGATTCAAATGCACTACTTTGCGGAATTCTTACAGACAAG GATATTACCACAAGAGTCATTGCTAAGGAGCTGAAACTTGAGGAAATTCCAGTGTCAAAAGTTATGACTAGAAACCCAATGTTTGTTCTTTCTGACACACTTGCTGTGGAAGCTTTACAGAAGATGGTACAAG GAAAGTTCAGGCATTTGCCAGTTGTAGAAAATGGTGAAGTCATTGCTTTGCTTGACATTGCAAAATGTCTATACGATGCAATAGCAAGAATGGAGAGGGCTGCTGAAAAGGGTAAGGCCATTGCAGCTGCAGTTGAAGGGGTAGAAAAGCACTGGGGGACTACTACCACTG GTCCCAATACATTTATTGAAACACTTCGAGAGCGGATGTTTAAGCCATCCTTGTCGACCATCCTTCAAGAGAATTCAAA GATTGTTACCATCGCACCAACTGATTCAGTGTTAACTGCAGCCAAGAAGATGCTTGAGTTCAAAATAAGTTCGGCTGTTGTAACAATTGAAAATAAACCTGGGGGAATTCTGAC TTCAAGAGACATTTTAATGCGTGTAGTTACCCAGAATCTTTCGCCAGAATCTACTCCTGTGGAAAAG GTCATGACTCCAAATCCTGAATGTGCAAGGGTTGACACAGCAATTCTTGATGCTCTTCATACAATGCATGATGGGAAATTTTTACATTTACCTGTTGTTGATAAAG ACGGGAACATTGTTGCAGTTATTGATGTTATTCATATTGCCCATGCTGCAATAGCCACT GCTGGAAGCACAGGTGCGGCAAACGAAAGTGCAAGTGCCATGATGCATAAATTCTGGGATTCTGCTTTGTCTCTAGGACCTTTGGATGACGAAGATGATTCTAGAAG TGAAGGATCTTTGAAACTTGCATCAGATGCTGGGGATACAGTTAGATCGTCTGCTTTCTACCCGCCTTCAGGCTTGTCAACAACTTTCGGCTTTAAGCTCCAGGATAAACAGGGAAGAATGCATAGATTTAACTGCG AAACACAGAGCTTGACAGACCTTATAACTTGCATACTCCAGAGGGTTGGTGGTGATATCGATAAAAACCATCTCCCACAGATACTG TATGAAGATGAGGACCACGATAAAGTTATTCTTGCATCAGATAGCGACCTTGTGGCAGCAGTGGACCATGCTAGACAAGCTggttggaag AGTTTGAGGTTGCATTTGGATTACACCGGTATGGGCGGGAGGAAGAAAGGTCGAGGTGGATCAGCCACTGGGAATTTGGAGTATGCACAGAAGGATGCCTGGGCAAGCGCATACAGCACGGTGGCTGCAGGAGCAGCATTAATTGCAGGTATCGGATTCATGGCCTATTTGAAAAGGTCAGCATCGTAG